A window from Solanum stenotomum isolate F172 chromosome 7, ASM1918654v1, whole genome shotgun sequence encodes these proteins:
- the LOC125871643 gene encoding kirola-like, which translates to MGLKSVLCAKIEVKANKDVFHDVFTNKPHHVSTMSPLHVQGCELLEGVFGTVGSKICWTYTLEGEKKISKQVIEAIDHETKMLTLKEFEGDLVNKYDNFKATLHIETIYDIDLISWTIEYERPNENVPELVNLLDFIIGMTKAIDDHHVN; encoded by the exons ATGGGTCTAAAGTCTGTGTTGTGTGCTAAGATAGAAGTGAAGGCTAATAAGGATGTGTTTCATGATGTCTTTACAAATAAACCACACCATGTCTCTACTATGTCCCCTTTGCATGTACAAGGTTGTGAGCTTCTTGAGGGTGTCTTTGGAACCGTTGGATCCAAAATTTGTTGGACGTATACCCTTG AAGGGGAAAAGAAGATCTCCAAACAAGTAATTGAAGCTATAGATCATGAAACAAAGATGCTCACACTCAAAGAATTTGAAGGAGATCTggtgaataaatatgataattttaagGCAACTCTTCATATCGAAACAATATACGACATCGATTTGATAAGCTGGACAATAGAGTATGAAAGGCCAAATGAAAATGTCCCAGAACTAGTAAATTTGCTGGACTTCATTATTGGTATGACCAAAGCTATTGATGATCACCATGTCAATTGA
- the LOC125871629 gene encoding chlorophyll a-b binding protein CP29.1, chloroplastic-like codes for MATAAATSSFIGTRLPEIHSGAGRVQARFGFGSKKAAPKKAAKKQIPDRPLWYPGAKSPEYLDGSLVGDYGFDPFGLGKPAEYLQYDLDSLDQNLAKNLAGDIIGTRTEVADVKSTPFQPYSEVFGLQRFRECELIHGRWAMLATLGALTVEWLTGITWQDAGKVELVEGSSYLGQPLPFSITTLIWIEVLVIGYIEFQRNGELDPEKRLYPGGSFFDPLGLAADPEKKATLQLAEIKHARLAMVGFLGFAVQAAATGKGPLNNWATHLSDPLHTTIFDTFGFFS; via the exons ATGGCCACCGCCGCAGCTACATCCTCATTCATCGGAACACGGCTGCCGGAAATCCACTCCGGTGCCGGTAGAGTCCAAGCCCGATTCGGATTCGGATCGAAAAAAGCCGCACCGAAGAAGGCTGCGAAGAAGCAAATTCCGGACAGACCGTTGTGGTACCCAGGAGCTAAGTCACCGGAGTATCTAGACGGAAGCCTTGTCGGTGACTACGGATTCGATCCGTTCGGTTTGGGGAAACCGGCGGAGTATTTGCAATATGATTTGGATTCGTTGGACCAGAATTTGGCGAAGAATTTGGCTGGTGACATTATTGGAACGAGAACTGAAGTTGCTGATGTGAAATCAACTCCGTTTCAGCCTTACAGTGAGGTTTTTGGGCTACAGAGGTTCAGAGAATGTGAACTGATCCATGGAAGATGGGCTATGTTGGCTACTCTTGGTGCACTCactgttgagtggctcactggtATTACATGGCAAGACGCCGGAAAG GTTGAGTTGGTTGAGGGATCATCCTACTTAGGGCAACCACTCCCATTCTCCATTACAACATTGATCTGGATTGAGGTTCTTGTGATTGGATACATCGAATTCCAAAGGAACGGCGAGCTTGACCCAGAAAAAAGGCTTTACCCAGGTGGATCATTCTTCGACCCATTGGGCCTTGCTGCTGACCCGGAGAAAAAAGCCACCCTTCAACTCGCTGAGATCAAGCATGCTCGCCTTGCCATGGTTGGGTTCTTGGGCTTTGCTGTCCAAGCTGCTGCTACTGGAAAAGGCCCACTTAACAACTGGGCTACCCACTTGAGTGACCCGCTTCACACTACCATTTTCGACACCTTCGGATTCTTCTCTTAA